A region of the Pseudomonas sp. J452 genome:
GCACTCGTAGATGCCCAAGTACGGTCTGTTTAACGCCAGAACACACCCAGCCGTCGCCAACACCTACCATTTGTCTAGTTACTGAGACGGCAGGGATCCAGCAAATCGTCTATAGAGAGAAGGCAGGACTTATCAGGAGAGGAAAATGCGCGGCACTACATGGGTCATCGTGCTGTTCCCATTGGTATGTTTGTCGGGCTGCAGCAGTCTGCTGCCCAGCGAGCGCGCCGAGGTGCTTTCCCCCTTCAATGACTATCTCGATGCGGAGATCCGCTACGCCCAGGCGCAACCGGGCACAACCACCCGCTCGGAGCTGTTCTCACTAGGCTTCGACCCGCTGGCCCAGGGCAACGGCAAGATGCTCTCATTCATCGACCTGCGCCTGATGTTCGTGCAACCCAACGTGCCTATCAGCTATCTGCCCGACGGCCTGATCCAGTGCCTGGAAGCCAAGGACCGCTGCATCGGCTACGCCTTCGACTTCAACAAGACCGATACCCAGCGGGTCGGCAACTTCTGGGCCGACGTCCTCAACTTCCGCAAGAGGCGTGAGCTGCAGGGCTGGGCCTTCCGTGCCGTGTTCGTGCTGGTCGACGACACCCTGGTACACAAGGTCAGCAACGGCGAGCCGAACATTCGCCGCTATGAGGTCAAACGCAACCCGCTGGGCCCGCTGCAAGGCGCGGGTGAGTTCTTTTCCGACCAGTTGAAGTGATGGTGGTTGGGCCTGGGCCGGCACTTGGCTAAAATGCCGGCCTTTTCGCCAGAACCACCGGAATCGCCGTGACCACCCAGCCCGACCGCCTCTTCGCCCAGCCGCACTCCGAGTTGCAGGACTTCGCCTTCAACGAGGACGTGGTGCGCGTGTTCCCGGACATGATCAAGCGCTCGGTGCCCGGCTATCCGACCATTGTCGAGAACATCGGCGTGCTGGCCGCGCAGTTCGCCCAGCCCAACTCGCTGCTGTACGACCTGGGCAGCTCACTCGGCGCGGTGACCCAGGCCCTGCGCCGGCATGTGCGCACTGAAGGCTGCCGGGTGATCGCGGTGGACAACTCGCACGCCATGGTCGAGCGCTGCCGCGAGTACCTGCACGCCCAGGACTCGATGTTCCAGGAGCTGCTGCCGGTGGATGTGCAGGAAGGCGACATCCTCGCCCTGGACTTTGCCCCAGCGTCCCTGGTGGCACTGAACTTCACCCTGCAGTTCATCGAGCCCGAGCAACGCCTGCCACTGCTCACACGCATCCGCCAGGCCCTGCTGCCGGGTGGCGCCCTGATCCTCTCGGAGAAGCTGCGCTTCGAGGATGAGCAGCAGCATGCCCTGCTCAGCGACCTGCACATCGCCTTCAAGCGCGCCAACGGCTACAGCGAACTGGAAATCGCCCAGAAGCGCAGCGCCCTGGAAAACGTGATGAAGCCGGACAGCCTGGAGCAGCACCGCGAGCGCCTGCTCGCCGCCGGCTTCAGCCAGGTGGTGCCGTGGTTCCAGTGCCTCAACTTCGCCTCGCTGGTGGCTCTGCCATGATTGCCGCCCTCGACCTCGACACCTTGCAACAGACCCTGGCCGGCAGCCCGCTGCAAGACTGGGCCGCCGACCTGCCGGCACAGATCGACGCCAAGCTGGCGGTCGGCCACGGCGACCTACAACGCTGGTACGCCGCCGTGCAGAGCCTGCCGGCCTTGCCGGTCGAACGCCAGGAACTGCGCGATCGGCTGCTGCTCGACGGCCCCTGCGATGAAGCCACTCGCGCCCAGCTGCTCGGCGCCCTGCAGGGCCTGATCCCCTGGCGCAAGGGGCCGTTCGACCTGTTCGGCGTGCACATCGATACCGAATGGCGTTCGGACTGGAAATGGTCGCGGGTCGCCCCGCATCTGGATCTGAAGAACAAGCGCGTGCTGGATGTCGGCTGCGGCAACGGTTACTACCTGTGGCGCATGCTCGGTGCCGGCGCCGCCAGCGTGGTCGGTGTCGACCCCAACTGGCTATTCCTCAACCAGTTCCTCGCCGTCAAACGCTACCTGCCGGACCTGCCGGCCTGGCATCTGCCGCTGGCCCTGGAAGAACTGCCGGCCAAGCTGGAAGGTTTCGACACGGTGTTTTCCATGGGCGTGCTCTACCACCGCCGCTCGCCCATCGATCATCTGCTTGAGCTCAAAGACTGCCTGCGCAAGGGCGGTGAACTGGTGCTGGAGACCCTGGTGGTGGAAGGCGATGCCCAGCAGGTGCTGGTGCCGGAAGACCGCTACGCGATGATGCGCAACGTCTGGTTCCTGCCCTCGGTGCCGGCCCTGGAGCTGTGGCTGCGGCGCGCCGGTTTCGTCGATGTGCAGTGCGTGGACGTGTCGGTGACCAGCATCGAGGAACAGCGCGCTACCGACTGGATGCGCTTCCAGTCGCTGCCGGACTTCCTCGACCCGGCCGACCACGGCCGCACCCTCGAAGGCCTGCCAGCCCCGACCCGCGCCGTACTGGTGGCGCGCAAGCCCTGATTTAGGGGTTTACCTCAAAGCTCGGCGCCACCTATGAAGAGCCCCGCTGCGGGGTTCAGACCAGCTCGATGCGGTCGTCGTGAATGACGATCAGGCCCTGCTTGAACAGCCCACCGATGGCTCTCTTGAAGTTGCCCTTACTCACCCCGAACGCCTGGGTGATGGCTGCAGGCTCGCTCTTGTCACTCAGTGCCAGGCTGCCACCCTGCTCGCGCAAGCGCGTGAGAATCTGCTCAGCGAGACTGCCGGTCGCCTCCTGGCCAACCGGCTGCAGGCTCAGGCTGATCTTGCCGTCGGCGCGCAGCTCCTTGATGTAGCCCTTCTCCTGCATGCCATTGCGCAGGAACTTGAATACTTCATTCTTGTGGATCAGGCCCCAGTGCTGGTTGTTGATGATGGCCTTGAAGCCCATGTCGGTCTTCTCCACCACCAGCAGATCCACTGCATCGCCGACCTTGTAGCGCGGCGGCGTGTTGTCCAGGTAGCGATCCAAGCGGGCGGTGGCGGTGATGCGCTTGCTGCGTTTGTCGAGGTAGACATGCACCACGCAATAGTCGCCGACCTGCAGCGGGCGCTTCTCCTCCGAGTGCGGCAGCAACAGGTCCTTGGGCAGGCCCCAGTCGAGGAACAGGCCAACACTGTTGATCTCCGCCACTTTCAGGCTGGCGAAGCCGCCGACCTGAGCCTTGGGC
Encoded here:
- the cmoA gene encoding carboxy-S-adenosyl-L-methionine synthase CmoA, producing MTTQPDRLFAQPHSELQDFAFNEDVVRVFPDMIKRSVPGYPTIVENIGVLAAQFAQPNSLLYDLGSSLGAVTQALRRHVRTEGCRVIAVDNSHAMVERCREYLHAQDSMFQELLPVDVQEGDILALDFAPASLVALNFTLQFIEPEQRLPLLTRIRQALLPGGALILSEKLRFEDEQQHALLSDLHIAFKRANGYSELEIAQKRSALENVMKPDSLEQHRERLLAAGFSQVVPWFQCLNFASLVALP
- a CDS encoding S1 RNA-binding domain-containing protein; translation: MALIGRYNSLQVVKQTDFGLYLDGGADGEILLPNRYVPKGEPSEIGDWLNVFVYLDSEDRLIATTEKPKAQVGGFASLKVAEINSVGLFLDWGLPKDLLLPHSEEKRPLQVGDYCVVHVYLDKRSKRITATARLDRYLDNTPPRYKVGDAVDLLVVEKTDMGFKAIINNQHWGLIHKNEVFKFLRNGMQEKGYIKELRADGKISLSLQPVGQEATGSLAEQILTRLREQGGSLALSDKSEPAAITQAFGVSKGNFKRAIGGLFKQGLIVIHDDRIELV
- the cmoB gene encoding tRNA 5-methoxyuridine(34)/uridine 5-oxyacetic acid(34) synthase CmoB, producing MIAALDLDTLQQTLAGSPLQDWAADLPAQIDAKLAVGHGDLQRWYAAVQSLPALPVERQELRDRLLLDGPCDEATRAQLLGALQGLIPWRKGPFDLFGVHIDTEWRSDWKWSRVAPHLDLKNKRVLDVGCGNGYYLWRMLGAGAASVVGVDPNWLFLNQFLAVKRYLPDLPAWHLPLALEELPAKLEGFDTVFSMGVLYHRRSPIDHLLELKDCLRKGGELVLETLVVEGDAQQVLVPEDRYAMMRNVWFLPSVPALELWLRRAGFVDVQCVDVSVTSIEEQRATDWMRFQSLPDFLDPADHGRTLEGLPAPTRAVLVARKP